One Leishmania panamensis strain MHOM/PA/94/PSC-1 chromosome 24 sequence genomic region harbors:
- a CDS encoding aspartate aminotransferase, putative (TriTrypDB/GeneDB-style sysID: LpmP.24.0350) yields the protein MGIAADFAKDMSPNKVNLCIGVYRDEQNKPFVLESVRKAMAHIVERDTQMDYAPIAGLPSFVNSVQRLCFGKPMLDVQGDRIASAQALSGTGALHLGVQLLQCSSGGSGPATVHIPSPSYPNHLNILKHLNVEVAYYPYYNLQMHRLNIDAMLNYLRQLPADSVVLLHACAHNPTGCDPTPEEWQQIVDVIRRGDLIPFVDMAYQGFATGNIERDAYVLRVLNQQEVPTYLVAQSLAKSFGLYGHRTGALHIRCTTQKEKANVLSQLQSMIRATYSNPPIFGARIADEILRTPQLRELWKSELKQMSNRLQDVRHRLVAQLRACDSTRDWEYLENGVGMMSLMGLTEEQVMALRQKYSVYLTGNGRIAFSGLSAENVAYVAQAIYDVSR from the coding sequence ATGGGGATCGCTGCAGACTTCGCCAAGGATATGTCTCCCAACAAGGTGAACCTTTGCATTGGAGTCTACCGTGATGAGCAGAACAAGCCCTTCGTGCTGGAGTCTGTGCGCAAGGCGATGGCACATATTGTGGAGCGCGACACGCAGATGGACTACGCCCCCATCGCGGGTCTACCGTCCTTCGTAAACAGCGTGCAGCGACTGTGCTTCGGAAAACCCATGCTAGACGTCCAAGGCGACCGCATCGCCTCGGCACAGGCTCTTAGTGGCACCGGCGCCCTGCACCtcggcgtgcagctgctgcagtgctctTCTGGTGGCTCTGGCCCTGCGACGGTGCACATACCGAGCCCCTCCTACCCCAACCACCTTAATATCCTGAAGCATCTGAACGTTGAGGTCGCCTACTACCCGTACTACAATCTGCAGATGCATCGCTTAAACATCGATGCAATGCTAAACTatctgcgccagctgccCGCCGACTCCGTCGTCCTGCTGCATGCCTGTGCGCACAACCCGACAGGGTGCGACCCCACCCCCGAGGAATGGCAGCAGATTGTAGACGTTATCCGCCGAGGAGATCTCATTCCATTCGTTGACATGGCATACCAGGGGTTCGCGACGGGCAACATAGAGCGCGACGCCTACGTCCTGCGCGTGTTGAATCAGCAAGAGGTCCCCACGTACTTGGTGGCCCAGTCCTTGGCGAAGAGCTTTGGCCTCTACGGGCACCGCACTGGTGCCCTGCACATCCGATGCACCACACagaaggagaaagcgaaTGTCctgtcgcagctgcagtcgaTGATTCGTGCCACGTACAGCAACCCCCCCATCTTTGGTGCTCGCATCGCAGACGAGATTCTGCGGaccccgcagctgcgcgagctgtGGAAGTCAGAGCTGAAACAGATGTCGAACCGACTGCAAGATGTGCGGCACCGTCTCGTGGCCCAGCTGCGTGCCTGTGACTCGACGCGAGACTGGGAGTATCTCGAGAATGGCGTGGGAATGATGTCGCTGATGGGGTtgacggaggagcaggtgatggcgctgcggcagaagTACAGCGTCTATCTGACAGGCAACGGTCGCATCGCGTTTTCTGGACTGAGCGCTGAAAATGTTGCCTACGTCGCCCAGGCTATCTACGACGTGTCCCGGTAG
- a CDS encoding ppg3-related protein-like protein (TriTrypDB/GeneDB-style sysID: LpmP.24.0360), with the protein MNRSALPSGGTDVTEAINTAELEAERYIARLEEEVQTLMREVSDKDRYIIAMSAVKDSMSLELREQKKRGELMENESSTRQMLSYSFMSMLRFYTTQAESRRAMQLETQISGLKYELKLAEAMLAQSQSSATAAASQQHQQLLKWQNEEDELARSVSATLRPLLQGEYDRLAQLVSEMPSKVRMMMCTGYSAPQSEEDEAARGAAVPPQQQQRLHEMLESLLASRGGVTGALVDAASSAPCAPTGIPSPLPLALSGVDPSHFVHLVSRVCHHHEVMADLYCAEVDQRMAFAQYEGDIIRFISAKQIALTWAALYHEKKDEVKHLNEKIMSLRGELRAAARLSRGVVVSGPNAGSNNITQSYEAYAAPYVPSAARLTNSSRDKLKRPSTSTQMKPQSVVAIRRPIGELREEARRLGVLPASHYPPLVTGPSPSMTSSASSSPSDLTQTLPGKDQKNAASRKRGGAAEAAVVPALVEVPTVAKGSNIACNSTVPVIRALPCQCESEGTSPSSALSHRASLARRHTAPRSVAQPKSRTCDSSQRFETTGEHSIPRPVLSDSSSSSSSTSDVLAAGRSQVKKAALGHGFALAAAATSRLASSSSASSGSSLSHAKAQEVAAKPTSGRTKQQPKPKVVHNSFDDADDDENEAEAAKVRKDTVQAFHRLPSSKLAATATFNNKSKARNAKVDSEADTSFDSLGTPAKRSKKATSAAAKWSHMRKSSFDEDDSNGDIANDSSSSLGSTADTPGPASRAVVGSNTVRRTTAATQSSATRLLVSATTTTTTSAAVAFGKARSTPSTAKQTRLKLPTW; encoded by the coding sequence ATGAATCGCTCTGCACTACCGAGTGGCGGCACGGATGTCACGGAGGCTATCAATACAGCTGAATTGGAGGCGGAGCGGTATATTGCGCGtctcgaggaggaggtgcagacaCTGATGAGGGAAGTCTCTGACAAGGATCGCTACATTATCGCGATGTCTGCTGTGAAGGATTCGATGTCACTTGAGCTGcgagagcagaagaagcgagGGGAACTGATGGAAAACGAGAGCTCCACACGGCAAATGCTGAGCTACAGCTTTATGTCTATGCTGAGGTTCTATACCACACAGGCTGAAAGTAGGCGGGCAATGCAACTGGAAACACAAATCTCTGGTCTTAAATACGAGCTGAAGCTTGCCGAGGCCATGCTAGCGCAGTCGCAGAGCAGCGCTACCGCCGCAGCAtctcagcagcaccagcagctgctcaaaTGGCAAAATGAGGAAGACGAGCTGGCCCGCTCTGTCTCCGCCACTTTGCGGCCTCTTCTGCAGGGTGAGTACGATCgactggcgcagctggtgtcGGAAATGCCGAGCAAGGTGCGGATGATGATGTGTACAGGCTATAGCGCGCCTcagagcgaggaggatgaagcCGCAAGGGGtgccgcggtgccgccgcagcagcaacagcggttGCACGAAATGTTAGAGTCTCTGCTCGCCTCGCGCGGTGGTGTGACAGGCGCGCTAGTCGATGCAGCATCATCTGCTCCCTGCGCTCCGACCGGCATCCCATCGCCACTGCCACTCGCGCTCAGCGGCGTGGACCCATCTCACTTTGTTCATCTTGTCTCCCGGGTGTGCCACCACCATGAGGTCATGGCAGACCTTTATTGTGCGGAGGTCGATCAGAGGATGGCGTTCGCGCAGTATGAGGGTGACATAATTCGTTTCATCAGTGCTAAGCAAATCGCGCTCACCTGGGCAGCGTTGTATCACGAGAAGAAGGATGAAGTAAAGCACCTGAACGAGAAGATAATGAGCCTGCGTGGAGAGCTCCGGGCCGCTGCAAGGCTGAGCCGGGGAGTCGTCGTCAGCGGCCCGAATGCGGGCAGCAACAACATCACACAGAGCTACGAGGCGTACGCTGCGCCCTACGTGCCTTCTGCTGCACGACTGACAAATTCATCGCGCGATAAGCTTAAACGCCCTTCTACCTCAACACAAATGAAGCCTCAATCAGTTGTGGCCATCAGGAGGCCAATCGGTGAGCTGCGAGAAGAGGCTCGGCGCCTCGGGGTTCTACCGGCATCGCACTACCCGCCGCTCGTTACGGGCCCATCACCGTCAATGACCTCCTCTGCGTCAAGCAGCCCGTCGGACCTGACACAGACGCTGCCAGGTAAGGACCAAAAGAATGCGGCGAGTAGAAagcgcggtggtgctgccgaggcggcggtggtgcctgCTCTTGTGGAAGTGCCCACCGTCGCTAAAGGCTCGAATATTGCGTGCAACTCGACTGTGCCCGTCATTCGAGCCTTACCGTGCCAGTGCGAAAGCGAGGGTACTTCACCGTCGTCGGCACTGTCACATCGGGCGTCGCTggcacgcaggcacaccGCGCCACGTTCTGTTGCGCAACCGAAGTCGCGGACGTGTGACTCGAGCCAACGCTTCGAGACCACGGGTGAGCACAGCATTCCGCGGCCGGTTCTCTCcgactcctcctcgtcctcgtcatctACCAGTGACGTGCTTGCCGCTGGCCGCTCGCAAGTGAAAAAGGCAGCGCTAGGGCACGGATTTgcactggcggcagcggcgacgagtCGCTTAGCTTCATCCTCCTCGGCTTCTTCTGGATCTTCACTCAGCCACGCCAAGGCACAGGAGGTGGCTGCCAAGCCCACGTCGGGGAGGACCAAACAACAGCCCAAACCGAAAGTGGTGCACAACTCCTTTGACGATGCCGACGACGATGAGAATGAAGCAGAAGCGGCGAAGGTGCGGAAAGACACTGTCCAGGCATTTCACAGACTTCCGAGCTCAAAACTGGCAGCGACTGCGACGTTCAACAACAAGTCGAAAGCGCGAAACGCAAAGGTAGACAGCGAGGCGGACACCTCGTTTGACAGCCTTGGCACCCCCGCGAAAAGGAGCAAAAAGGCCACAAGTGCTGCCGCCAAATGGTCTCACATGAGGAAGTCCTCCttcgacgaggacgacagcaacggcgacatcgccaacgacagcagcagcagtctcggcagcaccgctgacACCCCAGGACCGGCATCACGCGCCGTGGTCGGCTCGAACACGGTAAggcgcaccaccgcggcaACGCAGTCGTCTGCAACACGGCTGCTGGtgtctgccaccaccaccaccaccacctctgccgctgtcgcgtTCGGGAAGGCCAGGTCGACACCATCGACTGCAAAACAAACCAGGCTGAAGCTTCCCACCTGGTAA